Proteins encoded in a region of the Rutidosis leptorrhynchoides isolate AG116_Rl617_1_P2 chromosome 9, CSIRO_AGI_Rlap_v1, whole genome shotgun sequence genome:
- the LOC139868906 gene encoding uncharacterized protein produces the protein MDSRAYGLQGYHCLTLKVMSMSGYESSNGTGEIDSSRSHGYLRSCPSSSGGRFVGFRSGNRVAKPVRFVGFRSGNRVAKPVRIRAETRWKGRGAVKIQDYKLWFSGSRAARNGVGILIGPPYNKNVVDVSRRGDRIMSVRLVIQEVTYTVISAYALHAGLGAAEKRHFWESLNEVVRMCHPDHRLLIGGDLNGHIGTNAEGYQGAHGGFGYGVRNEEGLYILDFVVAHDLVVANSFFKKTNAQLATFHSGGHCTQIDYLLLRKGDLRSCGDCKALTDLTCSSQHRLLVMDLVLRRRVTKNVRPVQPKILWKKLNGEKAETFKTLVVERVEAEVEMSSHNEADQMWTFLASTIREAAKEALGVAVGTSRGHRSDRESWWLSDEVQSKVAIKQLRFRELITCREGTPAGRTRVEERYKEAKREAKKAVARAKNKAYEDLYRKLNSKEGANDIYRIAKARERRRRDLDNIKFIKNEAGQTLVKEDEIRKRWEEYFSSLFSGGRPECLEDPQDSE, from the exons ATGGATTCCAGGGCATATGGACTACAAGGGTATCATTGCCTGACTCTCAAGGTGATGTCGATGTCGGGATATGAAAGTTCGAATGGAACG GGAGAGATAGACTCTAGTCGTTCTCATGGTTACTTGAGGTCATGTCCTTCGAGCTCTGGGGGCAGGTTTGTAGGATTTAGAAGCGGTAATAGGGTAGCGAAGCCGGTCAGGTTTGTAGGATTTAGAAGCGGTAATAGGGTAGCGAAGCCGGTTAGGATTAGAGCAG AGACTAGGTGGAAGGGTCGAGGGGCGGTTAAGATCCAGGACTACAAGCTGTGGTTCTCGGGATCGAGAGCAGCTAGAAACGGTGTTGGAATTTTAATTGGCCCACCATATAACAAGAATGTCGTGGATGTGAGTAGACGGggcgataggattatgtcggttaggtTAGTAATCCAGGAGGTGACCTACACAGTCATTAGCGCTTACGCCCTGCATGCGGGCCTTGGCGCAGCTGAAAAGAGACACTTCTGGGAATCGTTAAACGAGGTAGTGAGGATGTGCCATCCAGACCATCGATTACTTATTGGGGGGGATCTAAATGGTCATATAGGAACGAATGCTGAGGGTTATCAGGGTGCCCATGGGGGCTTTGGGTACGGAGTAAGAAATGAGGAAGGGCTCTATATTCTCGATTTTGTTGTTGCTCACGATTTGGTTGTTGCAAATTCGTTCTTCAAGAAGACGAATGCTCAGCTAGCAACTTTTCATAGCGGGGGTCATTGTACCCAGATTGACTATTTGTTACTCCGCAAAGGGGATCTTAGGTCATGTGGGGACTGTAAGGCCCTGACGGACTTAACATGCTCCTCCCAGCACAGATTGTTGGTCATGGATTTGGTTCTTCGGAGACGGGTCACTAAGAACGTAAGGCCCGTCCAACCTAAAATCCTATGGAAGAAGTTGAACGGAGAGAAGGCAGAGACTTTTAAAACTTTGGTTGTTGAAAGAGTCGAGGCAGAAGTGGAAATGTCATCTCATAATGAGGCGGACCAGATGTGGACTTTTCTGGCGTCCACCATTAGAGAGGCAGCCAAGGAAGCCTTAGGTGTGGCAGTAGGAACATCGAGAGGACATAGGTCGGATAGAGAATCATGGTGGCTTAGTGACGAGGTTCAAAGCAAAGTCGCGATTAAGCAACTAAGATTTAGAGAGCTCATCACTTGTCGGGAGGGGACTCCGGCGGGTAGAACTAGGGTTGAAGAGAGATACAAAGAAGCCAAAAGAGAAGCTAAGAAAGCTGTAGCCCGTGCAAAAAATAAGGCATATGAAGATTTATATAGGAAACTAAACTCCAAAGAAGGAGCAAATGATATCTAcaggatagccaaagctagggagcgaaggCGCAGGGACCTtgataacatcaagtttatcaaaaATGAGGCTGGTCAAACCTTAGTAAAGGAAGATGAAATTCGGAAAAGATGGGAAGAGTATTTCTCATCCCTTTTCTCTGGAGGAAGACCTGAATGTCTCGAAGATCCGCAAGATTCTGAATAG
- the LOC139868905 gene encoding F-box protein At1g30790-like — translation MFGFDESRNEHKVLHIRMLGLKRLQPFRPATIEFMIFSLSDYSWRTIDATLPIDISGEHWYYGTKSSVCVNSVIHVMLQSLNEILAFDLRTEKFEIIKIPEDALPIELATRYIRNGRTCLKFNKPSIMKVNGLLGVLCSDRVVATNEMHLWILQDYDNRVWVRETITFPKSWVELDGPFPLDSLDRDKIMFSPKRLSKNMMGSSICL, via the coding sequence ATGTTCGGTTTCGATGAGTCAAGAAATGAACATAAGGTTCTGCATATTAGGATGCTCGGTCTAAAACGGTTACAGCCTTTTAGACCAGCTACTATCGAGTTTATGATATTCTCTTTGTCGGATTATTCGTGGAGAACAATCGATGCGACACTTCCAATCGATATTAGTGGTGAGCATTGGTACTATGGGACGAAAAGTAGTGTTTGTGTTAATAGTGTGATACATGTGATGCTTCAAAGTCTGAATGAAATTTTGGCGTTTGATTTGAGAACGGAGAAGTTTGAGATAATTAAGATTCCTGAGGATGCTCTACCTATTGAATTAGCTACTCGGTATATTCGAAATGGTAGGACTTGTTTGAAATTCAACAAACCTTCGATAATGAAAGTTAATGGATTGTTAGGAGTTCTTTGTTCTGATCGTGTGGTGGCAACTAACGAAATGCATTTGTGGATATTACAAGATTATGATAATCGTGTTTGGGTTAGAGAAACTATTACGTTCCCCAAGTCTTGGGTAGAATTAGATGGGCCGTTTCCTTTGGATTCTCTTGATAGGGACAAGATTATGTTTTCACCAAAAAGATTGTCTAAGAATATGATGGGATCATCGATCTGTTTATGA